TTATGAAAAAGATTGTGAAGCTTAGCTTACATAGTACCTTGAAAAATCTAAGCGCTTGAACGTCATACATTCCAAAATAATCTAATAACCTGATGTTCTTGAGTAATTTGGCTAAAGTGATGAAGTTACAATGATAACTAAGACCATAAAACTAACAGCATAAACCGAGAAACGTTTAGCAAGTATTTACATCACCTATTGTTTGGGAAGATCTAAGGCTTTTTATGCATATTTTGACTGTTCTAATTAAAAGGCAGAGTACCTTAATTTCTATTATGAGTTTCATTTTTGTATCATCCAGCTTCCTCCTCAGTTGATCAAGTTCATGCTGCACTGTAGTAATCCGGATGATTGTGTAATTCTGTAtgaaacaacaacagcaacaaaacttTATGTGCAGCATTAGTGCCTCTCATCATCCATTGGGTGTTACATCACCACTCAGAAACAATACTCTCAACTCTTTCCAACAACTCccctgctttcttccagtccttaATGCATGCTGGGTTGCCTCTGGTTTGTAAGCAGTCTGCTCTCCAAGAGAGTGCTGCTCCCTTCAGCTGGGTGCGGAGGTTCTTCCACTCCCTATTGCTTTGGGAAGTTACAAACCAGATCAGATCTCCTGAGTAATAGCACATTGTTTTGCAATTACCTTTTATGGCTACTCCCCATTTACAATAAAAAGGCATACttcaaatcatatttttttctcccacaggCTTAGCATCCCTGTCACAGTATGTTTATTGATGAGATTGCTACACTCATGATGTTTAGTGCAGATAAACTCCTGGTTATACAGCACATCATTTCAGCAGTAGCTGTGGGTGAGCCTATCTTTGAATTAACCTCTAAAACTAAAAtccatgttttcaaaatgtggGTTCTGATACTCAGACTTACTCGTGCAAGTCAGCTGTGGTCCCTTGAAGTCAATAATGCAATAATGCTGAGGGGTGGGGGTGTATGTGGTACTCTCTTAATGTTTCAAGactttaaaaatgctattaaagTGCCAGCTGAAGCAAATGATGTGATAAAGTTGCCCATACAAGGAGTCATTAAGTGGTATCTGTAGCCTCTCATCTCTGAGCTCCCACTATAAgcttctcccctcccaggggtaCAAGAGTCCAAGTCCCAGCTCTGACCCAGCACAGTGGTATAACCCTGGCTCAGACCACTAAGAAAGCATGAAAGTTACACAGTCACGCAGGAAAAAAACTGGCAGGGCCATCAGACTAGTTGGGGGCTACTGAGGAATCACCATATCGTTGGGTTGAGTCACCAGTGAGGACAAAGCtggtggaagaggggaaacCAGCGACAGTGGGATCTGGTCCCCAGAGCCCGACTCTTCCCCCCTGACTGATGTAGCACGTAGCTTACAAGGGGTGAAGAGCATTTTTGTGCTTAGCCTTATAGCTCATTAAATCCTAGCTATCGTCTGTGTCTGCTAGCCAATAAATAACTGCTGTATGCATGTTAAGTTGTGCCTATCCTTCACATAAGGCCTCTGTGCCTAGCCAGACacacctaaaaaaaaaccccacatctgACATCTCCCCCAAAGGAGCAATAACATATCTGAACATAGCTAGTCATCTAATGTAATATCAACCCTGTATTTATATTGTAGACATTTATATTAAGATAGATCAAATAATACACAttcatatataatatatactcTCCTACCTTTCAGATAGCAGAAAgggacatttattttttctagtcTAGCTTCAGATTTGCCAACAGACTTGCTTCCATTAATGCGTTTGGAAAATTAGCAGATACAACTATTAGGAAGGAcgtttcctcatttttttttttaccttttctttttttaattcctctctGAACTTCCCATGATTTGACTCCAACAACATCACATGAGACTCACAGTTGCACAATAGTTCAGGTGCAACTACTCCAAAAGCCTCAGAGACACGTGTGCCCAAACACAGCTAGAATTCATTACCTCTGTACGTGAAATTTGGGATGATGACAACAACATAGACCTTAACAATTAATTAATCATACTGAACAAAAAGGGATTTTGTTATGAGAAAGTATTGTacaaacacaaagcagaaagaatcAAATGCTCAGACTTGAGCACTTCTTCAGTCTTTTTGAGAAGAATGGGCTGAAGTAATGCTATACCTCACATCACTGTGGGATATTTGGCTGTTAAAGCCAGTTTACAAGTCATTGGTTGGTGATGAATTTGTtactttaatttgtattttatacaaaaaaaaaaaaccaggctGTGTAAAAAGAGAGATTAAATAATACAAGCACATACCTTGGAGTCTGCCATATTGTTTGGTTGTTTTCGGCTATCTCTGGCCTCCAATTGCAAGAGTAATTTCCGGTGGTAAAGCTCTAAATCTTGTCGCAGTTTGTTTAAAGCATCCTCGAGTGAAACTGTAGCTTTCTTAGTCTCAAAGTACTTCTTCTTCCATTCTTCACGAACTACACAGGAAAACAGTAATACTGTTTGGTCCTGTTCACGTTATTGTAAGGTCTGTTGACGACAGTAATGACCAACCGATCTCACAAGATTCAGGTGGCTGATGCACACATTAAAACATGGCAgtaggtttcttttaaaaaagcagttagtgaaaatcttcattaaaatgACATTCACTATAAATGCAACTGAATTTTCACACAGTCGTGCAACAAAAGGCTCTACCTGTCCATTGAGATATAACACGAGGTTGTAACTCTGCAGGGCCAGAGATTTTGAACAGCTTAGTTTTATATAGAAGTCCCAAGATTATGGGAAACATTACCTTTGTACTTAACTGTGATTCTTCCTATGTTGTTAATGTGCTATCAACAGCTTGCACATAAACCTCTCTGTGTCTAGTGTGGCAGTCTTATGGCCACATACGTCCACTAGTCTGCAAAGTATCATAAATGATTCCTTCTTTCAAGgcatattttagaaaatgaggACAACTGCTTCTCAGAAACTTACCAGAAGAACCCAGCTGTTAGAGGACTGTACAGTATGTAACAGAGTGACTGTCAGCATGGCAGTCTTAGGCAGATATTAAATAGAGACTAGATCATTGTTCCTACAGAATACGCTCTTTCCTTCGCACCTTGTGAAGAAACATGTTTAAATGCACTTATGAAACACTACAGGTCTGATTGATAGAAATAAATCAGAGGTAGAGATGCTTCTTAAAGAACTTGCAGAAGCTGTTTGAATCTTTGTGCAATAATCTTTATTTTACCTAAATGGATAACATAATTTAAGACAACACAGGAGCCATTTAGGGCTTATCTCAGCAGGGTAAATTCGTTTGCCTTGCAGCTCCATGCTACTACAGATTCACTGCTTCAAGTACccaagtttgtttattttaaaatacaacttcACCATGCTGCAGAGTACAGTGCAGCCATGCCCTTAGAGAATAACTGAAAGAATTGGCTTGTCTTCTCCTTTCAACAAAGCTACTAATAATAGTTGAGACTCCTAGTGATTTAGCTGTATTTAAGTACAAAGAGAATGCTCCCAAAACATCAAAGTGATTAAACCTCATCTCCGTATAACTGGAATGTGACTTAGGGATGATACTTTAAGTataaacttgaaaataattttacaaagaaaatttgGGTGGGATTTCAATGGGATTTTACCTTGTTAAAAAACAAGGTTTGTCAAGCTTGTCACAACAGGCTTGTAACCTCCATGCCATAAGCTGAATACCATTAGATAGGAGGAACAAAAAGTACTATGCTGGCAATTTGACTGGAAGCCCTATCAACACAGTAAAAACCTCTACAAGCACCAGCTAAAGGCAGGTTTAAATTATGTCAGCAGCCCTTGGCCTCAAACAGCAAAGCAGCCTGCAGTAGCTCTCTGGGTACTGTATGTACATGGGACACAACTTGAATGGTTTATAAAAGCCAGGatattttcagatttgtaaAAGACTGCCACAAAAAAAGTAGAAGGAAACATTGCAACCTTGAATCCTTCCAGCACACTGTTGTACAAATGAGCCTTCTCAGAGCTATTGGTTAGCAAACTGCTCTCTCTCTAATTAAGCTAACTGACAAGGAGACAAACATTTTCACATTGCTTTCAGTGTCATTTCTCAATCACTCcaaattccaaaataaattaaaagtgtACCATGGTATCTCCTCAGCTTATTTTGTTCCAGTAGCCCTTTAGCTTTTTTGATCAGTTCTTCTCTAGTTTTTTCCATGTGCCTTCTGTCTTTCTTCGTTTGTTGCAATTGTTCTACCATCTTGTTTTCTAAAGATATTATAATTAGTTTTAGTAAGCATCTGGATACTGTAAGTAGGAAGGATCAATCAAGATTTTTGTAATGCACCCATCATAAATCATGCCAAAAGCTCTGTCAAAACAGGCAGtagaaattcttttattttaataaactatCTCTAACTTTTTGAAATGGCTGGCGCATtagaaaaaagtgagaaatcCAGCATGCATCCTGGCATttgtatacacacacaaacaagtAAACACCCTTTTATATGCCTAGACAATGTATCACTAAAACTATCTATTCATGATATACATACATACTGCATACATTGAAAACTCTTGCCACACGAAGCCAAAAAAGCCTCCAAAATACTATTTCCTGCTCAAAATACTTTGTGACATAACCTGTAACAAAATCTGGCCTTAAACTCCAGCTGGTCATAGGCAGGACAGTAGCTCAGACTTTCACTCATCTGCAACAATAGGTCAGTCACTTATCTTCTCActatcctcctcctccacctcagTGGAGGATCCTCAACAATACTactagtgtttttcttttctacattcTCACTTGAGCCAGCAGTATTTCATCCGatctccctccttttctcctgcagtCCCCAAGTCCATAAGCTAGGTTTTCTAACACTGGGAACTTGCCATGCTCTATGAATAGCCCGTACAATTATAAATGCCTGGAATTTTCCAAccacaaattaaaattttgtaacAATACTGTGAATGAATGTACAAATTCTTTCATAAAGTAGGTATTTCTGTCTTCATTAACTATTCCATCTTGATTAAATGTTCACTTCCCTGCAATTTCTTGGGATTAGATACTCACTTGCTACCTGAATTGAAGGAACTTGAGCTGGATTTACAGAGAGTGCCATAAAAGGTGGACTAGGACATGAAATGTATTCTTTCGGACAAGTAAGATGAtcttgcttgttttcatctGCCTATAGAGTCAAAAGACACAACTATAAGTACATAACTCCTAATCCTGAATAGTTACATTAGACACATGCCCTGAAAGTGGCCTGAGTGACTGGAAGGGATGAATTTGAAttctgcatatatattttttttattctgttaccAGTACAAGTGATTACTAAATTACAGACAGCTGGACCTCTGCAAATAAAATCAGGACACTGAACACTTACATTGCAGAGAACATACAGACAAAAATGCAGACTGTCGCTCATTGTTCTTGTCCATGTCCATAACCCCACAGGTTACTGACACTCCCACACATGACCAGGAATAATGGGCCTTAAAACTGCCATCTGGCTCATTGCTTACGAAGCCTCGACTGCCAATTTCTAAACTAAAATTTATAATAGGAGATTTTCAATTTCACTATTATTTGCTTAAGACTCCACCACAATCATTTCTGCACAAGAGCTTACAGGCAATAGTTAATAGTGATGGCTATTATGCTGTATGATTGCATGGGGGTGTTGAGTCTTCCTAAATATGTACTTATTCTGATACTATATTATACATATGTTTTAAAGGATTTTATAGTTTTTATCAGAAGTTTTGCTTGGCTTGAGAGAAGACAAATTTATCCCATAGGAAAtatgaaatgataaaaaaattcaTCAATAAACCCAATAAAATGTTACTgtcaagaaaatgtaaaaaaaaaaaaatcagctacaATTAATAAGACTGAAATAGTTATGGTATATGTAGTTCCTGTTAAATTATCACAGAGGTATAAGTTCTGATGATTTCATTGTTTAGAAATACAGTTGATTTTTCATTAGCAAATCTGCAGAGTAGGAGTGCATGAATTAACTTTTCTCACTCTCAAACCTTCAGTTGagtatttcatatttctaaTGAGTTACCTGTCTTATAAGATTAGACTGTTTCTAGGTGGAGGACTATATTTATTGCTCCATATTACTAAGAATATGTTACCTTGAAAAACACACCTGATTATCCAGTTTCTCACCAGGATCAGCTATAGACTTGCTAGTTCTGTATTGCTGCAAGCTAAAGATAAAATCAAAGAAGCAAGTGAAAATTCATGTAAtgatatgtttttttccccattttctttcatttatttgaagtccataaaataaatttctagcTATGAATTAATACTATGCATTATTTTAGTAGAATCATTATTTACTAACCTTTGGGTTTTGCGTACAAATGCTGTGGTTTGGTCTCCCATTATTTTAAGAATTCCAGCATCCTGTGTTCTGTCTCTTCTTAGTTTGGTATCTTTTTGGTAGtcattattttccatgtttgttAATTCTGTGACAGGATAGTGATGATCAAAATATACAGATTACACTTACAAAATTCAAGCTGTTTTAACTGTCAATGCCTGGACTTTCCAACCTGTATTAGAAATTCAGTGAATCAATccaataaaaaatgttatatCTCTGGGGTTTGGAAATATTGTGTGAataacagaggaaagaaataaaggggaaaaaaaggtatttttattttgagaatttGAATCTAACTAATTCCGGTAATTTCTGGTACAAGAAACATTATCAGAGATAAGGAAaccatttaattatttcatcttCCCTAAACTAATTCTGTAACTAACAATTTCTGCCTTTCAGAGACTGAAGATCCCCTACAAACTGGAGCCAGCAAAGAAAGGGAGAGCAAACTGTTTATgatattaattttacatttatgtttAAATGAACAAATGTTATCTGCTTCAAAATAtatacaataaatatttcaaaagaaaattgctgACAGACTTTACCTTTACTGCTACAAAATCCTACCTCCTTCACCATTCAAAGTAAAGTTATGGAagaattttcagttatttatttacatatatatatttgtatatgtatgtatatttgtatatattaaTGTACCTCTCATACTTAATATCAGTTAACATGATGATGGAGGGACAAAGCTATTTTTGACAGATTATGACTGGAAACTGAAATTACTGAAAAGTCATCCATGAATGCCTTTTCTAATACACTCTCCAGACACATCTTGAATAATACAATAtccaaatttttgttttcttactcaAAGTGATGGATATCCAGAAAATCATTCTGAGATCTGTAAGGTGCCCATACCTATGAAAAATTCAATATTTCCTCATTTAATAATTACTCACTAAAAATTTTCAGTAGACTAAAGGCCACCTTTTTTACATTAACTGCAAAATTCTACTTAAATATTAAGACTTCTCTTTCAAAAGTATTTCCTCAAAAACAATTTATGTTATAATTTTGATGCTAATATAGCAGTATTCATTCAAATCCAATTTAAATGTGCCAGTCCTTTCAAGGTAATCACTAAAAATTAGGAATATTAAGAACATTATATAACTGTTCAGGGACTTAATGGCCCTCAGTACCCATTAGATACCTCATTTTAAAGGAAGTAGTAGTTAGTAGATCTCTTCCAAACAACTTTTCTATTTTGACACAGAACTGTTATCTAGTTTTATGTGTGCTTTAAACCCCTCCATACTTTTGTACTATTTTCATTGTAGTCTGCTCAAAGAGTTCTCTCACTTCTCCATTTAGGAAAGTCACTGTTCAATAGCATATAAATAAACATTATataggagggagggaaggaaacacTTCTTCTTCAGTAGTAATGTAGCTATGGACAAGATGACAATGAAAGTTGGAGTGAATAAATGCCTTCCCTGATACACTgataataagatttttttcattcaaaaccgCTGTTGAGTTGCAGGATCATTATCCTCCAATCTTCACGGTAGCTGCTTAGTAATgttttttcatataaataagATTAGATAAATGCATCAACTATAGTAAAGTGTTTCCCTATATAAGTACACAGTGATAAAGGACTCAAAGTAAAAACTACAGCTCTTTGAAAGGTATTATTCTTACTTAAAAAATTAGAATACTGTTCTGATAGCAAATCCCAACTCATGCTTTAACtatagtttttttaaaaacttagcTTTACTCTGCTAGCTTTCTAAAAAGCATGCTTTAGCAAAAAGATGACAATGAAAAGCTGTACCCTTTCGATACTTAATACAATTTTGGGGTGTTTGGTTATTCTGGCCTTGTTCATCACTGTGGTTTTCATGGAGAGTAAAAGCAGTTCCTTTGGCTTTGTCATTCCACTTAGGAGTGTGATGCTGGTTTTGACCTTGGCTGAGACCATTTTGCTGAGAGGTCTGGAATACCATATCGCTCTTTCCAGACTCCCAATCTGCAGGATTTGAATGGCTTGGTGTGAAGAGAGATCCACTGGATCCATTTTGATCTGCATAATAATTTAtattagaaaacagaattattattttattgtaaatgtTAATCATAATATTTATTCTTCTCCTTCATTACCCTCCTTCACTATATTGGTTAAACTTACCTTTTTCTCTAAACTGtgtctgttttgcttgaatCGCTTTGTTATGGTCTTCCTTATGTTTTGTGTATAAAACTGGAACAGGGTCTTTCTCACCCCATTCCACAGGACTGTGCACTTCCTGGTTTTCTAGCTGATGACTGCTTTGTATGCTTTCTAAAAATGGattgtttttttcaggttttggttGGGGAAGACTGGATAATCTTGATCTATGACCAAACCTATTAGCTTCTGCATTAAAGTGATGTTTTTGTTGagttgatgatgatgataatggaTAAACATCTTCAAAGTATTCCACTCCAGGTAATAAATATAATTCAGGATAAAGTGCCTACAATATGCAGTATATTCATCAGACAAGACAAAAGAGGAAATGTGTAATgtaaaaagtttctgaaaacgATACCTTAAAAGCCATTCAATACATACATGAGGAGGAACAAATGATTCCAGTTCCAGTTctgtttcttgctttgctttcacctTGGAAGATAAAGAATGGAAACGTAAccaacaaaatacttttttatcaATAAGGTTGCATACCTTTTAATTTCTACATTCTACCATCATCTTTAcatactacattttttttaaccagcacTATCTTCTGTAAGGGCCTGATGGGGAAGAAGGAACATAGGCCACTATTCTATTTTCCAACATGGCACCGAAACTTTatctatttttcaaaatctCAGTCAGACCCACATGAGTACATGGatgtactgaattttttttttaccctgtgCACTTTCTCTTATGGTTAAAAGGACCTGATCCAACAgtcacagcagaagaaagtcTTAGACTGTCATTACCAAAAGTTGCTTCAAGCTGAATCTGAACAGAAATGCTGAGTCTCACATAATTTTCTCTGTTCAGCTGATACaatactgcaaaatatttaatgtatataggaaaaaagaatctaTTACTCTGCTAtgtctttctgtatttattgtttGCC
This Grus americana isolate bGruAme1 chromosome 8, bGruAme1.mat, whole genome shotgun sequence DNA region includes the following protein-coding sequences:
- the SPATA1 gene encoding spermatogenesis-associated protein 1 → MSFSQTRPRTSQLVELHVFYVPEEVWNFKLNTVPVALTSKFISAGFIRVSPHITLRVLREKLGEYLGGVAVADKFRFLKCIGKKLAVVKAKQETELELESFVPPHALYPELYLLPGVEYFEDVYPLSSSSTQQKHHFNAEANRFGHRSRLSSLPQPKPEKNNPFLESIQSSHQLENQEVHSPVEWGEKDPVPVLYTKHKEDHNKAIQAKQTQFREKDQNGSSGSLFTPSHSNPADWESGKSDMVFQTSQQNGLSQGQNQHHTPKWNDKAKGTAFTLHENHSDEQGQNNQTPQNCIKYRKELTNMENNDYQKDTKLRRDRTQDAGILKIMGDQTTAFVRKTQSLQQYRTSKSIADPGEKLDNQADENKQDHLTCPKEYISCPSPPFMALSVNPAQVPSIQVAKNKMVEQLQQTKKDRRHMEKTREELIKKAKGLLEQNKLRRYHVREEWKKKYFETKKATVSLEDALNKLRQDLELYHRKLLLQLEARDSRKQPNNMADSKNYTIIRITTVQHELDQLRRKLDDTKMKLIIEIKMRKQAATDLQALRAELTQKKIHSALILQSRKSGI